Sequence from the Prunus persica cultivar Lovell chromosome G5, Prunus_persica_NCBIv2, whole genome shotgun sequence genome:
ATCAGAAGGGAAATAACCATCCTCCTCTAGAATTCCTCCATTAGGTAGCCCTGTTCAATAAGATACGCAATGAAAACATCTCCTATTATTAAATTAACCCCAGCCTCATCCAAGGAATCCTATACCAACCTTGGTTAACTTTAGCTTGATGTGCACCACTAATCATTTGAGCACCAACAATAGAAGATTTTACTGGCACTGGAGAACCATTTGCCATCTTAACAGGAATGCCTTCTACATTGTTGGGGAACCCAGTCTTCTGTGCCAATTGCTCCTGGAAAGTACACTTTCATGAAGTTTATTACTTTTATAAATATCCTCTAAATTAGACAGCATGGAATTCCTCTTCAAATATCTTCAGTATCCAGTTTGATGTACAAAATATTGATGGAAATAAATctagagagaagaaaacacaTACGAACAGGCACACCCTAACAGTGATTACCTGCATAGAAAGCTTAAATCGCTCATGCACATCTTCATTAGCACAAGGCGCCAATTTAACATCATGGGTCCCCTCTGCCACCTTCTCTGCATGCATTTGAGTAGATTTCTTACTTTGCTCAGCAAGGTGCTTCTGCTTAGCTTCCTTCTCAATTTGTCTTTGATATTCTAAAGTTTCTTCAAGCTTTCTTTCCTCTGCTTCAAGTTCAATTCTTCGTTTAGATTCCTCTTCCAGTTGTTTCAAGTCATTGCCATTCACAGAAACAATAATCTCAGAATCCAGAAGGTCACCATCAGATGCAACTGGAAACGAACTGCACCAAGAAACACATCAAATGTACATTAGAAATAAACTATACCCAGCGTAAGCAATCATAACGAATGGATAGCTTTATAGGATAGAGTCAACATGTGTGCATATTAGGAGAAAGGAGACTTACAGTTCAGAAGTCTCATCGTGATGCATGTACTCGTCCGAAACACCATTAACCTGCAGATGTGAAAAAAGAAGGTTGGATATCAGGATATCCTAATGAATTTGTAACCTATATATTGACCACTACAAAGAAAACGACAATCAGAAAACACAATTAAAACCTTAGAATCTTTTGCTTTCCTACActccttgttcttcttcttatccTTGGTTTTCTCCTGCGTATGTCTCAAACTATCATTTCCTCCTCTGACAGCTTTCTTAGAATCAAGTGCAAGTTCTGCCAAAAATGCTTCTCTTGCAGCATCAGACTTTTCTGTGGCATCTCTCTCAGCCAGATCCTCCAAATGTGCCTAtaggaagagaaaaacaagaatacATACAGTTAAATTCAGAAACACTAAATGTGGCACAAAAATTCAACTTGTTTAATATATACCCGCAGGTATGACTTCACTAGAGGCAACAGTATCGACCGATAATCATGAGCAGAAACAGGTTCAAGCTTAATTTCTAATTGCTGCATTCCAGTAACATTTCGCATAATCCTTGCATCTATTGTGCTAAGCTGCATGACAAAACAACTGAGGTAAAATGACAACGATCTATATCATTATTTCAATCAAAAGGTAAGCCAATTTAGAATCTACCAACTGACCTCTACATATAACTGTTCTTTCTGTCTCTGGATTGCAACTTCTACACAAGTGTCCACCTGATGCACATAATCCTTGGCTCTCCAATCATCATCTTCCCCAGATTCCAAGTCACATAACTGAGAAGTCACACCACCATAAGTTTCCTCATATCCGAACTGATTAATATTTAGGTGTTCAGATTCTTTTAAAACATTTGATATGGCATCTAACTCAATCCTACTGCTGAGGAACATCAcatcattctctctctcaagaagctcttctcttctcttccttagAACAGATTCAAAGCTTCGATGGGAAAAGTCCGAGACATTTTCcctcttcttaccttcttcaacACAAAGATCTTCCACTGCCTGTAATGCTTCTTCATAGCTTAAATGCTCACATTTTCTCTCACAAAGTGACTGCAGGTGGTAAAACTCCTTTTCAAGCATCTGAAGGATTTCCATCCCTTGTTgtgttttctcttctttcgtACGTACCCATGATGTCAATTGTTCCCCACTAGTTGGACCTGCAAATATCCAGGACAGCAGAGCATCGGAATCAGGAAGAACCCAATTTCCATTACCAACAGCAGCAGAAGCAGCATCAGTGACAGTATGATGACCAGCACCACATGTACATTCAGATGACAAAAGACACTCATCCAAAAGGAGGCAGGATGCATCTCCGTTGAGAACAATCCTTTCTTTAATCTCCACACCCTGATTCGTGTTATTCACATCATCCATAGGACTGCTACTTTTCTCAGAATATCTACCTAAACCACAAGCATGGGACAAGTCCTGCAAGAATTTGAGGATTTTCCTGAGTTGGTTAGCTCCTAAAAAGCAAATGCACATAGGTGTTTGCTCCACACCATGGTTAAGAAGCTGAGAACCAGAAGCCTGGAGCTCATCCATTGTAAATTGTATCACCCTGTTAAGATGGCTTGCAGCAAGATACTTGTGCCTGATAAGCACCTCAAATGAGGCATGAATTCTTTCAAGTAGCTTTGTGCGCTCCGAATCATCAGATATTGGCCAACCATTAGCAATAGAAGAATAAGCAATCAACCCATTGTCCTCACATTCTCCAAACTCAACATTGGCAATTTTCTCTTGGTTATTGCCCTCAATAGTACAGTCACTAGGACTGTCTCCCAGAACTTCCTTCTCAGGTGAAGAATCCCACGCATCTTTGAAGCACTCATCACAGTCCTTGGTATGAATCCCCGAGTAGAAATCCTCAACAACCTCAGGGTCCTTGCATTTTCTTTGATCCCTAAGCATTCCAACTGCGGCCGACACATCCAATGGTTTCCAAGAACAATTAAGCAGCATCTCAATCCATTCATTGTCAACATTTTGAGGCAAAACTGACTGCATTTTCGGCATAAGATTTCCCATATGCTCTTGCACAACATGGTGCATATGGGACTCGGAATCCACGAACTTCTCATTACATCTACAACAAACCCAGAACTTCCAACTCCTATTACTCTCCGCAAATGCCAATGCTTCGGATAAAACCTCATTTGCCAAACCATCCTTAGACGAACTAAACTTTGCCTTAAGATCACTAACTCTAATCCTAAGTAACTCTTTCTTCATATCAATACTCATTGATTTCCAATACGACCTAACCCAATCTTTCCTCTCCGCAGAGGACCCATTTTTCCTCAAATTCCCAAACTTCCTTCGCTCACTACCTCTCTGGCTAGACCCGGAGGACGAATCCAATCCCCTATCACTCTTCTCACCATCATTCCCCAATTGGGGCACCTCAGACTTCTGCTGCAAAAGCCTCGCAGCTGCTACACGAACTTCAATCTCTTTCCTTCTCTCCTCCGGCGTCTTGGTCGCCTTTTTAATCTCATTTGGCCGCCTGGTTTGCACCAACCTCACCTCCATTGGGTCCTCAGTGACCCTCCGAATTGGAATTAACCGAAACTTCTCTTCCCCGTTGCCCAAATTCTTCATCCAAGTCGAGATTGAGGCGATATTCGACTTCTGAATCAGCTGCCTTAGCTCATTATGCACGTGCCCAATCCGTGCCTCCGTCGTCGATATCTTCTGCTGGCTCTCCTCCTGCAAACTCTCCTTCGCAGGATCGACGGGCTTCTCGATCGCCAGCGCTCGCTCGCACTCGGTCACCACTTCCTCATACTCTTTCCCGTCGTTGGCGGCCTCGTAGAGCAAATTGGCGTAGAAGTGCGAGAACTCGATCGAGTTCGGCGACAGCTCAACGGCTCTGCGCGCGGAGTCGATCGCGTTCCTCAAATGCCGCTGCTTCGCATTGGGGTCGTCGATAATCGCAGCGACCTTGACGCCCACAGTGCCCTGGACTCGGTGAATCAGAGCCGAGTGAGCCGAGTTCTCGTAGCGCTGGCACGACTCCTTCATGAGCCGCAAGGCCTTGGTGTGGTTCCCGCGCCGCAGAGCCGTAAGGGCCCGCTCGCATTCGAGCTTTGCCGCCGAGTAAGACGAGCCGTCCGATTCGATCGGCGGCGAGGATTCGATCTTAATCGATAGGGCATCATTCGAGTCGGCTTCGACCAGAGCGAGAGTAGTATCGGCTGGGACCGAAACGACTGCGTCTCCCTCCCCCGCTAGTGGCTTCACCGCCGCCGGCGACTGTTTGGGTCGCGGAGCCGCGTTTCGCTTCTTATGCCCCATATATCAACTCTCTATCAATCCAACtcacatgcatatatatgaaattttaTGTATATTATCTTTATGTCTatcatatatatgtgtgtgtacgTATAGAGGGAGAAagttttagagagagaaagagggagagggaTACTTACTGGGGGAACGATGTTGGGGGTATAATTGGAATTTTACAAGGGCACGGAGGCGATTAGTGATCGGAGGAGATATCCAGAGgggtggagagggagagagaaagagagacagacagacacACTACCTAA
This genomic interval carries:
- the LOC18775704 gene encoding uncharacterized protein LOC18775704 isoform X2, whose protein sequence is MGHKKRNAAPRPKQSPAAVKPLAGEGDAVVSVPADTTLALVEADSNDALSIKIESSPPIESDGSSYSAAKLECERALTALRRGNHTKALRLMKESCQRYENSAHSALIHRVQGTVGVKVAAIIDDPNAKQRHLRNAIDSARRAVELSPNSIEFSHFYANLLYEAANDGKEYEEVVTECERALAIEKPVDPAKESLQEESQQKISTTEARIGHVHNELRQLIQKSNIASISTWMKNLGNGEEKFRLIPIRRVTEDPMEVRLVQTRRPNEIKKATKTPEERRKEIEVRVAAARLLQQKSEVPQLGNDGEKSDRGLDSSSGSSQRGSERRKFGNLRKNGSSAERKDWVRSYWKSMSIDMKKELLRIRVSDLKAKFSSSKDGLANEVLSEALAFAESNRSWKFWVCCRCNEKFVDSESHMHHVVQEHMGNLMPKMQSVLPQNVDNEWIEMLLNCSWKPLDVSAAVGMLRDQRKCKDPEVVEDFYSGIHTKDCDECFKDAWDSSPEKEVLGDSPSDCTIEGNNQEKIANVEFGECEDNGLIAYSSIANGWPISDDSERTKLLERIHASFEVLIRHKYLAASHLNRVIQFTMDELQASGSQLLNHGVEQTPMCICFLGANQLRKILKFLQDLSHACGLGRYSEKSSSPMDDVNNTNQGVEIKERIVLNGDASCLLLDECLLSSECTCGAGHHTVTDAASAAVGNGNWVLPDSDALLSWIFAGPTSGEQLTSWVRTKEEKTQQGMEILQMLEKEFYHLQSLCERKCEHLSYEEALQAVEDLCVEEGKKRENVSDFSHRSFESVLRKRREELLERENDVMFLSSRIELDAISNVLKESEHLNINQFGYEETYGGVTSQLCDLESGEDDDWRAKDYVHQVDTCVEVAIQRQKEQLYVELSTIDARIMRNVTGMQQLEIKLEPVSAHDYRSILLPLVKSYLRAHLEDLAERDATEKSDAAREAFLAELALDSKKAVRGGNDSLRHTQEKTKDKKKNKECRKAKDSKVNGVSDEYMHHDETSELSFPVASDGDLLDSEIIVSVNGNDLKQLEEESKRRIELEAEERKLEETLEYQRQIEKEAKQKHLAEQSKKSTQMHAEKVAEGTHDVKLAPCANEDVHERFKLSMQEQLAQKTGFPNNVEGIPVKMANGSPVPVKSSIVGAQMISGAHQAKVNQGLPNGGILEEDGYFPSDRRTGRKNRRQRSSTKVPDGKSQALSTEKENVDVGRSTVEGHLREQSRSHDSLLADSNNGTNELRQQRAEEDDEERFQADLKKAVRQSLDTFQEHQKLPIVSNSRMLKRISTEVDGGAVLHNDITNENASETDIFGTGLKNEVGEYNCFLNVIIQSLWHIRLFRDEFLRRSTSEHVHVGDPCVVCALYEIFTALSNASADMRREAVAPTSLRIALSNLYPESNFFQEAQMNDASEVLVVIFECLHRAFTPGSSVSDAESVESSCPGSWDCSNNACIVHSIFGMDIFERMNCYNCGLESRHLKYTSFFHNINASALRTMKVMCAESSYDELLNLVEMNHQLACDPEAGGCGKLNYIHHILSTPPHVFTTVLGWQKTCESADDITATLAALNTEIDISVLYRGLDPKSTHNLVSVVCYYGQHYHCFAYSHDRECWIMYDDKTVKVIGGWADVLTMCEKGHLQPQVLFFEAVN
- the LOC18775704 gene encoding uncharacterized protein LOC18775704 isoform X1, whose protein sequence is MGHKKRNAAPRPKQSPAAVKPLAGEGDAVVSVPADTTLALVEADSNDALSIKIESSPPIESDGSSYSAAKLECERALTALRRGNHTKALRLMKESCQRYENSAHSALIHRVQGTVGVKVAAIIDDPNAKQRHLRNAIDSARRAVELSPNSIEFSHFYANLLYEAANDGKEYEEVVTECERALAIEKPVDPAKESLQEESQQKISTTEARIGHVHNELRQLIQKSNIASISTWMKNLGNGEEKFRLIPIRRVTEDPMEVRLVQTRRPNEIKKATKTPEERRKEIEVRVAAARLLQQKSEVPQLGNDGEKSDRGLDSSSGSSQRGSERRKFGNLRKNGSSAERKDWVRSYWKSMSIDMKKELLRIRVSDLKAKFSSSKDGLANEVLSEALAFAESNRSWKFWVCCRCNEKFVDSESHMHHVVQEHMGNLMPKMQSVLPQNVDNEWIEMLLNCSWKPLDVSAAVGMLRDQRKCKDPEVVEDFYSGIHTKDCDECFKDAWDSSPEKEVLGDSPSDCTIEGNNQEKIANVEFGECEDNGLIAYSSIANGWPISDDSERTKLLERIHASFEVLIRHKYLAASHLNRVIQFTMDELQASGSQLLNHGVEQTPMCICFLGANQLRKILKFLQDLSHACGLGRYSEKSSSPMDDVNNTNQGVEIKERIVLNGDASCLLLDECLLSSECTCGAGHHTVTDAASAAVGNGNWVLPDSDALLSWIFAGPTSGEQLTSWVRTKEEKTQQGMEILQMLEKEFYHLQSLCERKCEHLSYEEALQAVEDLCVEEGKKRENVSDFSHRSFESVLRKRREELLERENDVMFLSSRIELDAISNVLKESEHLNINQFGYEETYGGVTSQLCDLESGEDDDWRAKDYVHQVDTCVEVAIQRQKEQLYVELSTIDARIMRNVTGMQQLEIKLEPVSAHDYRSILLPLVKSYLRAHLEDLAERDATEKSDAAREAFLAELALDSKKAVRGGNDSLRHTQEKTKDKKKNKECRKAKDSKVNGVSDEYMHHDETSELSFPVASDGDLLDSEIIVSVNGNDLKQLEEESKRRIELEAEERKLEETLEYQRQIEKEAKQKHLAEQSKKSTQMHAEKVAEGTHDVKLAPCANEDVHERFKLSMQCTFQEQLAQKTGFPNNVEGIPVKMANGSPVPVKSSIVGAQMISGAHQAKVNQGLPNGGILEEDGYFPSDRRTGRKNRRQRSSTKVPDGKSQALSTEKENVDVGRSTVEGHLREQSRSHDSLLADSNNGTNELRQQRAEEDDEERFQADLKKAVRQSLDTFQEHQKLPIVSNSRMLKRISTEVDGGAVLHNDITNENASETDIFGTGLKNEVGEYNCFLNVIIQSLWHIRLFRDEFLRRSTSEHVHVGDPCVVCALYEIFTALSNASADMRREAVAPTSLRIALSNLYPESNFFQEAQMNDASEVLVVIFECLHRAFTPGSSVSDAESVESSCPGSWDCSNNACIVHSIFGMDIFERMNCYNCGLESRHLKYTSFFHNINASALRTMKVMCAESSYDELLNLVEMNHQLACDPEAGGCGKLNYIHHILSTPPHVFTTVLGWQKTCESADDITATLAALNTEIDISVLYRGLDPKSTHNLVSVVCYYGQHYHCFAYSHDRECWIMYDDKTVKVIGGWADVLTMCEKGHLQPQVLFFEAVN